From a single Miscanthus floridulus cultivar M001 chromosome 8, ASM1932011v1, whole genome shotgun sequence genomic region:
- the LOC136477549 gene encoding uncharacterized protein: MPPPASTPATHAAVYVAAVPLRAPRGPAQLLMSAGYSLGMWDLQHFMVLLRPDPALAQALVFDFQPRDPEDALAALAVLSRREIPGVVRRRTLRRVPDRRCWLVGHCCCDGDDDAVAAAGRFSERWRTGLVVGEHDCRDYTNGLVEVLTGEKRVLESLRLGANGSTTSGAAPPW, from the exons ATGCCGCCTCCCGCCTCGACGCCGGCGACGCACGCGGCCGTGTACGTGGCGGCGGTGCCCCTGCGGGCGCCCAGGGGCCCCGCGCAGCTGCTGATGTCGGCGGGCTACTCGCTGGGCATGTGGGACCTGCAGCACTTCATGGTGCTCCTGCGGCCCGACCCGGCCCTGGCCCAGGCGCTGGTGTTCGATTTCCAGCCGCGGGACCCGGAGGACGCCCTCGCCGCGCTCGCGGTGCTGTCCCGGAGAGAAATCCCTG GCGTGGTTCGTAGAAGGACGCTGCGGAGGGTCCCTGACCGGCGGTGCTGGCTCGTCGGGCACTGCTGCTGCgacggggacgacgacgccgttgcCGCCGCCGGCAGGTTCAGCGAGCGGTGGCGGACCGGCCTGGTGGTCGGGGAGCACGACTGCCGGGACTACACTAACG GGCTGGTCGAGGTGCTGACAGGTGAAAAACGTGTCCTGGAGTCGCTCCGATTGGGCGCCAACGGCAGCACCACTAGCGGGGCGGCGCCGCCGTGGTAG